The Pirellulales bacterium genome has a window encoding:
- the rsmA gene encoding 16S rRNA (adenine(1518)-N(6)/adenine(1519)-N(6))-dimethyltransferase RsmA — protein sequence MTTRNQTISFLRRRLAEVGVRLKTQRGQNFLTDLNLLRLLVQTANLSPNDVVLEVGTGTGALTALVAERVAAVVTVEIDPQLYQLASEELIDFDNVTMLQQDALQSKHTLDPVMLATIAERLAEAPERRFKLVANLPYSVATPLIANLLAAPIVPETMTITIQRELAERIVAQPGTKDYGALSVWVQSQCEGQLVRLMPPEAFWPRPKVTSAIVHLRLDPARRAKIVDPDFFHTVTRTLFLHRRKSLRAGLLSGWPQSLDGPALDKPAVDALLAQLGIEPSVRAEQLDVPTFLRLSEAMARMRG from the coding sequence TTGACTACGCGCAATCAAACGATCTCGTTTCTGCGGCGGCGGCTGGCGGAAGTTGGCGTGCGGCTCAAGACGCAGCGCGGCCAGAATTTCCTCACCGACCTGAATCTTCTGCGGCTGTTGGTGCAGACGGCCAACTTGTCGCCCAACGATGTCGTGCTTGAAGTCGGCACCGGCACCGGGGCGCTTACGGCCCTCGTGGCCGAGCGGGTCGCCGCAGTCGTGACCGTGGAAATCGATCCGCAACTGTATCAGCTCGCGTCGGAAGAATTGATCGATTTCGACAACGTCACGATGCTCCAGCAAGACGCGTTGCAAAGCAAACACACGCTCGATCCAGTGATGCTCGCCACGATCGCCGAGCGGCTGGCGGAGGCGCCAGAGCGGCGATTCAAGTTGGTGGCCAACCTTCCCTATAGCGTCGCCACGCCGCTGATTGCCAATCTGCTCGCCGCGCCGATCGTGCCCGAAACCATGACGATTACGATCCAGCGCGAACTGGCGGAGCGGATCGTGGCCCAACCGGGCACGAAGGATTACGGTGCGCTCAGTGTTTGGGTGCAGAGCCAGTGCGAGGGGCAGTTGGTGCGATTGATGCCGCCGGAAGCATTTTGGCCGCGGCCCAAAGTGACGTCGGCGATCGTGCACCTGCGGCTCGATCCGGCGCGGAGGGCGAAGATCGTCGATCCCGATTTTTTTCACACGGTGACGCGAACGCTTTTTCTCCATCGGCGCAAATCGCTTCGCGCCGGGTTACTGAGCGGCTGGCCGCAATCGCTCGACGGTCCGGCGCTCGACAAGCCGGCAGTCGACGCGCTGTTGGCCCAACTCGGCATCGAGCCGTCGGTGCGGGCCGAGCAACTCGACGTGCCGACGTTTTTGCGATTGTCGGAAGCGATGGCTAGGATGAGGGGTTAG